Genomic segment of bacterium:
ATCGCACTAGAAGAGCGTCCCGGCCGGCGAAGTGAACCGGCTCGCCCCCCTGCAGCCGGTCCGAACGGACTGAGTCTCTTCGCTCCGCGGCGCCGCGCGGGGCCGCGCGAAATGGAAAGGGCCGCCCGCGGGCGGCCCTTTCGCGTCGAGGGCGCCGCGTCCGCTACTTGACGCGGATCCGGGCGTCCACCGCGATCGCCTTCCCCTTCTCGGGGTAGAGGAGCAGCGGGTTGACGTCGAGCTCGACGATCGAGGAGTGCTCGCGGACCAGCCGGGCCACGATCTCGATCGCCTCGATCGCCGGGTCGAGGTCCACGCCGGCCTGGCCGCGCGCGCCGGTGAGGATCTTGATCGCGCGGATCGAGCGGACCATCTCCTCGGCGTCCTCGCGCGCCATTGGCGTCAGACCGAACTTGACGTCCTTGAGCACCTCCACGAACGTCCCGCCGAGGCCGAACATCACCAGCGGCCCGTAGGAGTCGTCGCGGC
This window contains:
- a CDS encoding acetate--CoA ligase family protein — translated: MRAKLAAAGHAPDTWNLFLQAFRPGGREVIIGSSRDDSYGPLVMFGLGGTFVEVLKDVKFGLTPMAREDAEEMVRSIRAIKILTGARGQAGVDLDPAIEAIEIVARLVREHSSIVELDVNPLLLYPEKGKAIAVDARIRVK